In Podospora pseudopauciseta strain CBS 411.78 chromosome 3, whole genome shotgun sequence, one genomic interval encodes:
- a CDS encoding hypothetical protein (EggNog:ENOG503NYWA; COG:S), with product MNTLQVQQCVENAIRCQATTRLLFTPLVISSLRLPRTQFFYHSQHRSFHRAAAGRPCCRQSQNPPRLSQCLLRKTYSSATSPAPSEPTIHPVFEQRTGTFQYLVVDSVTKDAVIIDPVLDYDKCSTTITTTAADGLLSLVREKGYRIVRILETHAHADHLTASFYLQRQLVKQQDLKPPVGIGKRIGQVQTLFGQRYGIDAREYEGVFDKLFEDDEEFSIGTLKAKALHLPGHTPDHLGYKIGDNIFCGDSIFHTDIGTARCDFPGGSAHALYQSARKILSLPDNVKIWTGHDYPPDGLREPVPFVTVGEHRQKNKHLRDGVTEEEFVKMRKERDEHLAAPRLLHESLQVNVRAGRLPSQNDSGMRLLKVPVKVKGAGAWQ from the exons ATGAACACCCTTCAGGTACAGCAATGCGTTGAAAACGCCATCAGATGCCAGGCGACCACCCGCCTGCTCTTCACCCCCCTGGTCATTTCTTCGCTTCGACTTCCACGCACCCAGTTTTTCTACCACTCTCAACATCGGTCTTTCCACCGAGCGGCGGCAGGGAGACCCTGTTGTCGACAATCTCAAAATCCACCTCGACTGTCTCAATGTCTACTACGCAAGACCTACTCTTCAGCTACTTCCCCTGCTCCGTCAGAACCTACCATTCATCCAGTCTTTGAACAGAGAACTGGCACTTTTCAATATCTAGTCGTCGATTCAGTGACCAAGGACGCAGTCATTATCGACCCGGTTTTGGACTACGACAAGTGCAGCACCAccattaccaccaccgcggctGACGGCCTGCTGTCTTTGGTCCGTGAAAAGGGATACAGGATCGTGCGCATTCTAGAGACCCACGCCCATGCTGATCACTTGACTGCTTCCTTTTATCTCCAACGGCAGCTGGTCAAGCAACAGGACCTGAAACCCCCCGTGGGCATCGGCAAGCGGATTGGACAGGTACAGACCTTGTTTGGGCAGAGATATGGGATCGACGCCAGAGAGTATGAAGGTGTTTTCGACAAACTGTTcgaggacgatgaagagTTTTCTATTGGAACGTTAAAGGCAAAGGCCCTGCATCTTCCCGGCCACACCCCAGATCATTTGGGATACAAGATCGGAG ACAATATCTTTTGCGGAGACTCCATCTTCCACACTGACATTGGCACGGCAAGGTGTGATTTTCCCGGCGGATCGGCCCACGCCTTGTATCAGTCAGCCCGCAAGATCCTGTCTCTGCCTGATAATGTCAAGATCTGGACCGGGCATGACTATCCACCCGATGGTTTGAGAGAGCCAGTGCCATTTGTCACCGTTGGCGAGCACCGCCAGAAGAACAAGCACCTGAGAGATGGCGTTACTGAAGAGGAATTTGTCAAGATGAGAAAGGAAAGAGACGAGCATCTGGCTGCCCCAAGACTGCTGCATGAGAGTCTACAGGTGAATGTGAGAGCTGGAAGATTGCCAAGTCAAAACGACTCCGGCATGAGGTTATTAAAGGTGCCTGTCAAAGTCAAGGGAGCAGGAGCATGGCAGTAG
- a CDS encoding hypothetical protein (COG:L; EggNog:ENOG503P42J), with protein sequence MLSVWHATGLPPASISLVVVRKPIPLEQPARPDIPFSKTPQHFPETNINNNNPEHWIQLPESMNWSGEKAPVLSSLPNLPTRLLQQPLPTYLRYVHRTDAFTALIFIAGTCLDRRTPDPKAGWALVHARAPDYPKLSLLAWKGRGLLATMAPRPATGRSFALPLPPCVLNSDPTKKVSAHLSSLSIPSMWLRALPHEPKLGSKSNGKRARGRTLRTGIYGRHCWVRLKKAKERNMAVQFWKVSKEWNVDAHDAAMKATEQPAADSFQDQI encoded by the exons ATGTTGAGCGTATG GCATGCCACAGGTCTGCCCCCAGCTTCCATATCTCTGGTTGTTGTTCGGAAACCCATTCCACTTGAACAACCCGCAAGACCTGACATTCCCTTTTCCAAAACTCCGCAGCATTTCCCAGAgacaaacatcaacaacaacaacccagaACATTGGATCCAGCTACCAGAATCAATGAATTGGAGTGGAGAAAAGGCGCCGGTCTTGTCTTCCCTACCGAATTTACCCACCCGTCTGCTTCAGCAACCCCTACCGACTTATTTAAG ATACGTTCACCGGACTGATGCCTTCACCGCCCTGATCTTCATCGCTGGCACATGTCTCGACCGTCGCACACCGGACCCAAAGGCAGGCTGGGCCCTTGTACATGCCCGCGCGCCCGATTACCCAAAATTGTCTCTGCTCGCATGGAAAGGAAGGGGCCTTTTGGCGACGATGGCTCCCAGACCAGCAACCGGGCGGAGCTTCGCGCTGCCCTTGCCACCCTGCGTTTTGAATTCGGACCCAACGAAGAAGGTTTCCGCACACTTGTCATCGCTGTCAATTCCAAGTATGTGGTTGAGGGCTCTACCACATGAGCCGAAACTTGGATCGAAAAGCAATGGAAAACGAGCAAGGGGGAGGACGTTGCGAACAGGGATTTATGGGAGGCATTGTTGGGTGAGATTGAAGAAAGCCAAGGAGAGGAACATGGCTGTTCAATTTTGGAAGGTCTCGAAAGAGTGGAATGTGGATGCTCATGATGCTGCAATGAAGGCTACCGAACAACCGGCGGCTGATAGTTTTCAGGACCAGATTTAG
- the MGS1 gene encoding DNA-dependent ATPase mgs1 (EggNog:ENOG503NVNB; COG:L; BUSCO:EOG09261W2O), with protein sequence MVVCPICQRGVKTLEINSHIDSGCQTFLLDDQATDRPSSPPSHTQSQPPSTQQKKRTAADFFATPAAKRQAITNGSAASTPRPVNGFGIKTNNGNKGGQKRTWDEANSSPTVDNRPVGAETSTLSTNGTAERDPGAAPLSKRSKTHRAAPLAERMRPDSLDDVFGQDLVGPNGVLRSLIETDRVPSMILWGGSGTGKTTIARCIARRVGSRFIELNATSTGVSEVKKFFAGAANELNLTGRKTIIFCDEIHRFSKSQQDVFLKPVEAGTITLIGATTENPSFKVQAALLSRCRTFTLASLTREDLQRILVRAIQAEIVEEGIELSPLIDEELLAYLSAFADGDARTALNLLELALSLTTRPQGGGEAPLTKEDIKAALTKTLVYDRAGDQHYDTISAFHKAVRGSDSDAALYYLARMLQSGEDPLFIARRMVVIASEDVGLADNSLLPLATATYTATQQIGMPEARIPLAHCTVALCLAPKSTRAYRALNNAFSALKEPGVASLPVPLHLRNAPTRLMKDLGYGAEYKYPPNYKDGKVRQEYLPEELRGRRFLEDRDLGTEVDPDVEMEG encoded by the coding sequence ATGGTCGTTTGCCCCATTTGCCAGCGGGGCGTCAAGACGCTCGAAATCAATAGCCACATCGACTCTGGCTGCCAGACCTTCCTTCTCGACGACCAAGCCACCGACCGGCCATCTTCTCCACCAAGCCACACTCAATCCCAGCCGCCATCAACCCAGCAAAAGAAGCGAACCGCCGCTGACTTTTTTGCAACCCCAGCTGCGAAACGGCAGGCCATCACCAATGGATCAGCCGCCTCGACACCACGGCCCGTCAACGGTTTTGGGATAAAAACCAACAATGGCAACAAGGGCGGACAAAAGAGGACCTGGGATGAAGCTAATAGCTCACCAACTGTGGACAACAGACCAGTAGGGGCCGAGACGAGCACACTCTCGACAAACGGCACGGCTGAGCGAGATCCCGGTGCTGCCCCTCTCTCGAAGCGATCCAAGACCCATCGAGCCGCCCCCTTGGCCGAGCGAATGCGGCCCGACTCCCTCGACGATGTGTTTGGGCAAGACTTGGTTGGGCCCAACGGGGTGCTGAGGTCTCTGATCGAAACAGACCGAGTGCCATCCATGATATTATGGGGAGGTTCGGGGACAGGCAAGACGACGATAGCACGGTGCATCGCCCGGCGAGTGGGCAGCAGGTTTATTGAGCTCAatgccaccagcaccggcgTCTCCGAGGTCAAAAAGTTCTTTGCCGGGGCAGCCAACGAGCTTAACTTGACGGGGAGAAAGACCATCATATTTTGCGACGAGATTCACAGGTTTAGCAAGTCTCAGCAGGATGTGTTTTTGAAGCCTGTGGAAGCGGGGACAATCACATTGATCGGGGCCACAACAGAAAACCCCAGTTTCAAGGTTCAGGCGGCGTTGTTGAGTCGGTGCAGGACATTTACACTGGCATCGCTTACGAGGGAGGATCTGCAGAGGATATTGGTCAGGGCAATACAGGCCgagattgtggaggaggggataGAGCTCAGCCCCCTGATTGATGAGGAGCTGTTGGCGTACCTGTCGGCCTTTGCGGATGGAGATGCCAGGACCGCGCTGAATTTGTTGGAACTGGCCCTGTCTCTGACGACGAGACCacaaggggggggggaggctCCATTGACGAAAGAGGACATCAAGGCTGCGCTGACCAAGACGTTGGTGTACGATCGGGCGGGTGATCAGCACTACGATACCATTTCTGCTTTCCACAAGGCTGTCCGAGGGTCAGATTCCGATGCGGCATTGTATTATCTGGCGAGGATGCTGCAGTCGGGAGAGGATCCGTTGTTTATTGCGCGAAGAATGGTGGTGATTGCATCGGAAGATGTCGGCCTGGCAGACAACTCACTCCTGCCATTGGCCACGGCGACTTACACGGCCACACAACAGATTGGTATGCCCGAGGCCAGGATTCCTCTGGCACACTGCACCGTGGCGCTGTGCTTGGCCCCCAAGAGCACGCGAGCGTATAGGGCACTGAACAATGCATTTTCGGCTCTCAAGGAGCCCGGTGTGGCCAGTCTTCCGGTTCCGCTGCACTTGAGAAACGCACCCACCAGGCTGATGAAGGATTTGGGGTACGGTGCCGAGTACAAGTATCCTCCTAATTACAAAGATGGAAAGGTGAGGCAAGAGTATCTGCCTGAGGaattgagggggaggaggtttctGGAGGATAGAGATTTGGGGACAGAGGTGGATCCGGATGTCGAGATGGAGGGGTGA
- the ISA1 gene encoding Iron-sulfur assembly protein 1 (EggNog:ENOG503P2UB; COG:P), translating to MNASSLLARRAACLACRRSFFRSSNQQRQFSSTPAQLAAAFQSYSLPSHPPPAPRNATAPDTSITHNVQSPALPRVHETRPPKEPQAPLDPASSLPEREAQQSKSNTQLSAPSPRPRSKLRAPRKAAMKLTPAAVDHLRALLDQPDPKLIKVGVRNRGCSGLAYHLEFVEKPGAFDETVEQDGVKVLIDSKALFSIIGSEMDWIEDKLSQRFVFRNPNIKEQCGCGESFMV from the exons ATGAACGCGTCTAGTTTACTAGCCAGGAGAGCGGCGTGTCTAGCTTGCCGCCGCAGCTTCTTTCGAAGCAGCAACCAACAACGTCAGTTCTCGTCGACGCCGGCCCAGCTCGCCGCTGCTTTTCAGTCCTACTCGTTACCttctcacccacccccgGCGCCGCGCAATGCCACGGCTCCTGATACCTCCATCACACACAATGTTCAGTCCCCCGCGTTGCCGAGAGTACACGAGACCCGGCCGCCGAAAGAGCCGCAGGCGCCTCTAGACCCAGCCTCGTCGCTCCCCGAGAGAGAAGCCCAGCAGTCCAAGTCAAATACACAGCTATCAGCGCCATCGCCAAGGCCGCGGTCCAAGTTGCGCGCTCCCCGAAAGGCGGCAATGAAGCTCACTCCTGCCGCCGTAGACCACCTACGCGCGCTTCTCGACCAGCCGGACCCGAAGCTCATCAAGGTCGGTGTGCGCAACAGGGGGTGCTCTGGATTGGCGTATCATCTCGAGTTCGTGGAGAAGCCTGGGGCTTTTGACGAGACGGTTGAGCAAGACGGAGTCAAGGTGTTGATTGACAGCAAAGCACTCTTCAGCATTATCGGGAGCGAGATGGACTGGATAGAGGACAAGCTTAGCCAACGTTTTGTTTTCCGGAACCCCAACATCA AGGAGCAGTGTGGATGTGGCGAGTCGTTCATGGTATAA